The following DNA comes from Salvia splendens isolate huo1 chromosome 17, SspV2, whole genome shotgun sequence.
atgtggcctaTCTTTGTggagacgatcagatgcccaacaaaagaaaaaaaggtatATTTTGCTGGTCGttaggaggcagcgcgcaaggatgtgaagcgggcatttggtgtgtttcaggctcgatgggcggcagtgaagggtccatcacggctgtggtatgctgacagcatcgccgatatgatgtacgcatgtattatcatgcataacatgattgtcgaaaataaaggtccagcactgacggATTGAGCCAATGATGATGCagatgctgcgggtccaagcaacggcgtggccaccggcaatgtacgtatggggataccccatgacgaggtcgagcgagtccgtgcatttaCCGACATGCGCAAAAaacaagcccatattcgactccagaacgatataattgaagaagtatggcagcggaggggtcgtcgttgatggaatttgtatttattgaagtatacttttttaagttttttttgttgaaatgtacctttcttttttttatttaatgaaattttaattccgtaatcgtggcgaaattttaattccgtaaattatttaattccgtaaattatttaatttggtgaatttgtgaatttttattattgtgggaagtccgtcgggatgtccttggggatatccgccactgtgcagtgggaagtccttatgacgtgacaggaggtgtttttggaatgTCCGCGGGAATGTcagccgggacatccgcaccactgtggacGCTCTTAGAGAAGAGATATAGTagttttaaataatgtaatgaATGGTGGGGCACATAACtgataaagaaaaatataaggATAAAAAGTTATCATAAATGGATGTAGAGTATTTCCATGAGACAgacgaaaaatgaaattcaGTCTATTCTATAGGACGGAGTGAGATAGGGAGTATGTCAAAAACCAAATAGGTCAAATCAAAGACATCTCAATTAAAATTGATCGAAAAATTAACTTCATGGTAAATTAACATATACTAGTAGTTCAAAATTTATGGTACTTATaccattttaatatttttggaaaatatcagattttgtagaaatttcataatttttgtgGCTATTTTTCCTCtttatcaaaaataattttGGTTTGGTTTTAAGCAAGCACATTTTTGCCCCCTTCATATAACAGAAGTAATTTCCATCCATACAAAAATGAATAATGGGATAAAATATGTGGGccctaatcaatttttatatgcCCAGATTAGTATGCTATCTATCTCCTGTTATTAGAACTTGGCTTAAACCTTAAATAGCctaaacaaaatatatttcaaaatatttccCTAAACAAAATTAGGAAGATGGTAAAATATACCGATAAGATTCGACCCTAAAACACGTCCACATTCATTGAATCTGCATAAACCACCTCTTCTTAGCTCCTATTTAATCCAACACAGTAATTCATCGCACTCCAAATTAAGATCTTCGCACTTCTCCCGCAAACTCAGAATCCAAAATTagcaaatttataattttaccTCCAATTTCAATCGCGTTAACCAGATACGACAATGGCATTTTCTGTCACATCTTCACTTGTTCATACTTCTTCCATTGACCAAGCTATAGGTGacgtttttaattttattcaattcCTCCCCAATTCACGTATTTTTAGTAGTAACACTTGGCGATCCTTCTCCACAGCCGCGCATTTCGGTGCATTTCAGCCGCTGGATCGGCTCAATTCCGCAGCAACGGCCGTGAATTTCTCCACGAGGCGCTGGTCCGTGACTCCCTTGAATGCCGAACTGAATCGGAATGACTCGATCGTCTCCGCTGCGGCAGCCGTATCTTCCACTCCTGGTGCGTGGATATGATTTCCTAAATGCTGTAGAGTTTTGATTTGACGAATTCGCATTTTGTATAGGTCTATTGAATGCAGCAGAGGTTGCCGGACATGTGGAGGGAGAGGACTATGGAGAATTGGCAAAGGAGCTCGACAATTGTTCGCCGCTCGAGATTATGGATAAAGCCCTTGAGAAATTTGGAAACGATATTGCGATTGCCTTTAGGTATACTGTTATTTAATTGAGCGGTTAATTTGATTGTAGTTTCGATAACTATTCAATTATCAACCGTGTTTTTTTACCTGAGGTTTGCAATTTTCATGGAAATGTTGAAGCCTGTTTGAGGattccagattttacttcaAATCTGTGGTTAGAACCTTGATAGGAGTACAAGTTTTTGGTGATAAATGCTAAATATTGCTATTGCCTTGTGGAAAATGGCAATGTGAATCTCAATAATCTGACTTCATAATCATGTAGATTTAGGAATTGTAGACtggtaatatttgtattttctaCACTAGAATAAAAAGCTCAGGCAAAATTGGAGTTCTGAAGCTTTGATTGCTTTCTAGACATCCTACGGTTTCTTCTTCGGATGGATGCATCACTCGTTTGCTCTCAAAATGTCACTAGAAAGCTAGGTTTCTGTTTATTGCGTTTATGATCTTGACGAGGGCTTGTTTGCCAACATACCCCGTTGCAGGTCTGAGCTCTGTTTGGTAAATAACATGTATCATAGTGAGGTTGAATGGTTGATTCATTAGCAAAGTTGAGGTGCTCATCAGTTGTTTGCAGTTTgcaattttctttatattttggtgTTTGGGGTTTCTTCATATGAGATTAAATCAGATGAAATTTGCAGTGGTGCAGAAGATGTTGCTTTGCTCGAATATGCACGTTTAACTGGACGACCATTCAGGGTGTTCAGCCTGGATACTGGGAGGTTGAATCCTGAGACATAccgattctttgatgaagttgAGAAGCACTACGGCATCCACATTGAGTACATGTTTCCTGATGCTGCTGAAGTTCAAGATTTGGTTAGGAACAAGGGTCTATTCTCGTTCTATGAAGACGGGCACCAAGAATGTTGCCGTGTGAGGAAGGTTAGGCCCCTGAGGAGGGCCCTGAAGGGGCTACGTGCATGGGTAACTGGCCAGCGCAAGGATCAGTCCCCAGGTACCCGGTCAGAAGTCCCTGTAGTCCAGGTGGATCCTGTTTTCGAGGGGCTTGATGGTGGGGATGGCAGCTTGGTGAAGTGGAACCCTGTGGCGAACTCCAAAGGTGATGACATATGGAGTTTCCTCCGCACCATGAACGTGCCTGTGAACTCCCTGCACGCCAAAGGCTACATCTCGATAGGATGTGAGCCATGCACGAGGGCAGTGCTGCCTGGCCAGCACGAGCGAGAAGGGCGGTGGTGGTGGGAGGATGCCAAGGCCAAAGAGTGCGGGCTGCACAAGGGCAACATCAAGGAAGAGAACGTGAACGGAAGCGCTGTGCACCCTAATGGAACCACGCCACACTCTGATCTCTTCTCTAGCAACAATGTGGTGAGCCTGAGCAGGCGTGGGATTGAGAATCTGCTGAAGCTGGAGAAGCGGAGTGAGGCTTGGGTGGTGGTGGTGTACGCGCCGTGGTGCAGATTCTGCCAGGCGATGGAGGAGTCGTACGTGGAGTTGGGCGAGAAGCTTGCGGGATCAGGAGTGAAGGTGGCTAAGTTTAGGGGCGATGGGGGAGAGAAAGCGTTCGCGCAGGAGCAGCTGCAGCTGGGGAGTTTCCCTACAGTGCTGTTGTTCCCGAAGCATGCTTCGCGTCCGGTGAAATATCCATCGGAGAAGAGGGATGTCGACTCTTTGCTGGCTTTTGTCAATGCCCTTGAGTAAAATTTGGTCTATGTTTTGCCAGAGAGGGCATGGATTTCGATGGTTCATTAGCTTCTCCACCAGTCTGCTCACTGGTAGAATACAGTAGTTAGTATTTTCAAGGCTCATTTTTGTATCTTGTGATTCAGGTAGCCAATGATAAAATCTCACTTCACACTGTGAAAGATTCATCTATACTTACTTAAAAGTGGCGGTTAGATGAAAGTACTTTTATACCCTTTTTGGAGGAAAGTGAGAGATGAGTGTaattaatttgtgatttttcttttaCAGCAATTGTAAATCCTgctttaaaaataaatagaatagaTAAATTCCCTCAATGGAGAATGTTCACGTATGACAGTAAATTTTACTAAGGGTTGCAGCCTATTTATGTTAGCCTTCCATAGGCTtaatataaaatactactattccattacaataatttttttttcattcttccaATGCTATGACTGATTCACTCTTCAGTTTCCAATGATTTTAGTatgtgaaaaagaaaattttgataTGTTAAATGCATATTCAAAaccttttaattttatgaataaaaaaatgtgtATGAAATTCATTTTCTAAATGACAATCAGAAACtgtaaaatattaattactTTAATGAAGTTATGAAATAATACTTTGTTATCCAAGATTTACTTCCCATTGCAATTTGTCCCTGaaaaaaatctcaaaaagtGTCAAGCCGTGTGAACCATAAATTCGAATACATAAATTTGCAGATAATAGGCAATATATTAATCTCTAAAATTAACATCTAAAGAACagttttttattgttttggatGTACATTAGTCATTATTTAGAGCAATGATATACTATAAGAATTAATTTGGAAAAAAGTAGATATTGGAAAATTTTTTGTTAACTAAGATTTGGAAAATATGGACATCCAAATAGAAATCTTAGTAGATAAATTAATTAGCTTGCATCCATTTTCCATAGATATGTTTTGTTGCTGATGCAGTAGAGTAGGCTTTAGGGAGGCCACACCTGCTATAACATTTATGCTTCTTGGATGATGATTGCGCCGTGAGGCGTGAGAGGCAtctgttcttcttcttcttcttcttcttcttcttcttcttcttcttcttcttcttcttcttcttcttcttcttctcctcctcctctctctatTTTCTGCAGATTGAAGAGTAGTAGATGTTGCTGTTATTAGTTAGGGTTTATATTTGATATATGACTTATTAAGTTTCATATGAATAACACAAGAATaagtttaaaaaaataagagagtgaACTGGGCCTTAATTTATGCTATATTAATGTAAACTTATAATATTTAATGGGCCGAATTTATGACAtgttattttataatatgattTCAATTTAAGTGTTATTAAGTTATATATttgtacatatatattttataaacgATTTGGACTTATTTTACTACTtaatgtttatattagtttgtaAATATCTATATTATTGTTAGAATAGTTGTATCAGATATTtcagtgtttttttttattatttgattttgtttctattatttatttctgATTATAATCTAAAAGGTCACTCATGATGATGTTTTTATGGGAACCTGCATTCTTTGTTATTTGCATGCTAAAGAAGGGAACCCTATAAATAACTTCTACCACTCCCATAATCAATTACTTCATTTCTCTCAGAATCAGATAGCAATCATCCAtagaaaaatatttcaatttagtTCTTTACTAATTCATATTCTCCATGATCCCTATCTCCTATttcttctttatctcttctACTGTGAATGCTTACTCTCTTTTTATCACTTATTTTGTATtagttttttcattttgttgttGTGGTTAGCACTATGCACGGTTAATTTGGTATTCTTACCTTCAATCTGACATTCCTTCCTTCTGTGTTATTCTTGAGACATTGCCCTGCTCTGCAGATgagttatttttttctttttctctctgcaTTTAAAATTTGGAATGAAGATTCATTAGTTTTTCTGTATATCCTGCATTTGAATTTAGAATGTATATAGTTACCTCTTATTTCAGTTTTCCATGCAATATGTTTTCTTTGGTTTCAATGCTTCTTGAAATTGTTTAAGATGATTcctgcaaaaaaaaatttgctGCATTCATTGACTAGAATAATAAAACTGTAATTATAAACAAGTTACAACATTAATTGACTACTATTTCCATTAAATCTTGATTGAAAATAATGAAAGTGATTGATAATTATATTACTATATTACTATTCAGAAGCAAAATCTACTATATCCAGTAAATTCTTTATATGATTATATTCACTTATATATTTTTGAATCTCTCTTTTTCTGCAGAAAGTTCCCACCGAAGAATGGCACCTTTGATAACATTGGTTAATAATCTTCTTCCTAAAGTGACTACCTCTATTATCAAGGTCCGTTGTGTCCGGCTTTATAGTTATTGGTTGCGGTAAAAAATCAGTAGACTAAGTGTTTCTGTTAGAATTATTTTGATTGCTGCAATATATATTCTTACCATTTTGGTCAAAGATCTTCTTGGGCTCCCTTTTCTTTCACTGATATCTCTCCTTTTGTAGCATTTTTCTTGCATATATATGGAGTTTATAGTTATTGTTGCAGTACAAAATCAGTACACTAACAATTTCTATTAGAGTTTGATTACTGCAATATACATTCTtaccatttatatatatatatatatatatatatatggttttaaTCTACCAAAAGAAGCCCTTATGTAAAGAAATACAGACCAAATATGGACCGTGAGATCTGG
Coding sequences within:
- the LOC121775254 gene encoding 5'-adenylylsulfate reductase 3, chloroplastic-like, with protein sequence MAFSVTSSLVHTSSIDQAIAAHFGAFQPLDRLNSAATAVNFSTRRWSVTPLNAELNRNDSIVSAAAAVSSTPGLLNAAEVAGHVEGEDYGELAKELDNCSPLEIMDKALEKFGNDIAIAFSGAEDVALLEYARLTGRPFRVFSLDTGRLNPETYRFFDEVEKHYGIHIEYMFPDAAEVQDLVRNKGLFSFYEDGHQECCRVRKVRPLRRALKGLRAWVTGQRKDQSPGTRSEVPVVQVDPVFEGLDGGDGSLVKWNPVANSKGDDIWSFLRTMNVPVNSLHAKGYISIGCEPCTRAVLPGQHEREGRWWWEDAKAKECGLHKGNIKEENVNGSAVHPNGTTPHSDLFSSNNVVSLSRRGIENLLKLEKRSEAWVVVVYAPWCRFCQAMEESYVELGEKLAGSGVKVAKFRGDGGEKAFAQEQLQLGSFPTVLLFPKHASRPVKYPSEKRDVDSLLAFVNALE